From the genome of Pseudomonas putida:
CAGGTATTTCAAACCGCCTGCGTACAGCAGCCATACCGCGTACAGCAGCGCCAGCATTCCCACCACCAGGTCCTTGTGGCGCCGCTTCGGCTGGCCCGCATAGGTTTCACCGCGCGCCGCCAGCAGCACAGCATAGGCTGCCGACCAAAGGTAGGGCACCAGGATCATCGACGAAGCCAGGTAGATCAGGCTGGTGTAGGTGCCCGCCGAGAACAGGGTGATCAGCAGGAAGCCCTGGATCATGCAGTTGGTCAGCCACAGGGCATTGGCCGGCACATGGTTGGCGTTTTCCTTGACCAGGAAGCGCGGCATGGTCTTGTCACGGGCAGTGGCGTAGAGGATCTCCGCGCACAGCAGTGCCCACGACAGCAAGGCCCCCAGCAGCGAGACCGCCAGGCCGATACTGATCAGCAGGCCACCCCAGGGCCCGACGATGTATTCGAGCACGGCGGCCAGCGACGGGTTCTGCAGCCCGGCCAGTTCCGGCTGGGTCATGACCCCCAGCGACAGGACGTTGACCAGCACCAGCAAGGCCAGCACACCGAGAAACCCTATCACCGTGGCCTTGCCCACGTCCGAGCGGTTCTGCGCCCGACCGGAATAGACACTGGCGCCCTCGATGCCGATGAACACGAATACCGTCACCAGCATCATGTTGCGCACCTGCTCGAGCACATTGCCGAACTGCGGATTGCTCAGGCCCCAGATATCGCGGGTGAAGACATCGGCCTTGAAGGCGAACGCGGCAATCACCACGAAGATCAACAGTGGCACGACCTTGGCCACGGTGGTGACCTGGTTGATGAACGCCGCCTCCTTGATGCCGCGCAACACGATGAAATGCACGGTCCAGAGCAGCAGGGAGGCACAGCCGATGGCGATCGGCGTATTGCCCTCGCCGAACACCGGGAAGTAGAACCCCAGGGTGCTAAAAAGCAGCACGAAGTAGCCGACGTTGCCCAGCCAGGCGCTGATCCAATAGCCCCAGGCGGAGGAAAAGCCCATGTACTCGCCGAATCCGGCCTTGGCGTAAGCGTACACGCCGGAATCGAGTTCGGGCTTGCGGTTGGCCAGGGTCTGGAACACGAAGGCCAGGGCCAGCATGCCAACGGCGGTGATACCCCAGCCGATCAATACCGCACCGACGTCGGCGCGGGCCGCCATGTTCTGCGGCAGCGAGAAGATCCCGCCGCCAATCATCGACCCGACCACCAATGCGATCAGTGCGCCAAGGCGTAGCTTCTGTCCCGGTTCGCTCATGGCGCTCCTTTTCTGCACGCTGTCAT
Proteins encoded in this window:
- the arcD gene encoding arginine-ornithine antiporter — translated: MSEPGQKLRLGALIALVVGSMIGGGIFSLPQNMAARADVGAVLIGWGITAVGMLALAFVFQTLANRKPELDSGVYAYAKAGFGEYMGFSSAWGYWISAWLGNVGYFVLLFSTLGFYFPVFGEGNTPIAIGCASLLLWTVHFIVLRGIKEAAFINQVTTVAKVVPLLIFVVIAAFAFKADVFTRDIWGLSNPQFGNVLEQVRNMMLVTVFVFIGIEGASVYSGRAQNRSDVGKATVIGFLGVLALLVLVNVLSLGVMTQPELAGLQNPSLAAVLEYIVGPWGGLLISIGLAVSLLGALLSWALLCAEILYATARDKTMPRFLVKENANHVPANALWLTNCMIQGFLLITLFSAGTYTSLIYLASSMILVPYLWSAAYAVLLAARGETYAGQPKRRHKDLVVGMLALLYAVWLLYAGGLKYLLLSALLYAPGVILFAQAKREQGQTLFTPWEKLIFAAVLVGAAVAAYSLYSGLLSL